AATATATAAAACCCTAATCAAAATCACCTATAAATGAATTAAATTCCCTTTTCTCATATCTCTCTCATTCTCCATCTCTTCATTATTAgggtttttttctttctcttgcAACTCCATTATTATAGCATTCTTCTTTCTACTAGGCTTgtggttttttattttatgtttatttcccttttcaattAATATTTCGatagtatatatacatgaacttgaTATATATCTCATATACACAAGTAGTGCATAGTGTCCTTTTTTGTTGTTCTTTCATTTTCTTGAGTACTTGGTATTCCTAAAAAAGATTGTTTCCTTCTAAAGAGGTATCCACTAgtcttttctttactttttcaGTCAAAAAATTTATGGGTGTCTTTATAAAGTAGCCTTCTCAATTTTTCTAGAAATATATAGTTAGTGGTGGTAGTTGTTGTGTGGTCTAGCTAAAGCACTAGTAGTCTAGTACTTAGTACTTTCCTTTGCCAAAGTCTAGGGCAAATTGTTTGTGATCTTGTATATTTCACTTCTCAGATATCTTACTTAATTTCCTCCTTATCTTTTTGCAAATATAGGAAATTAGTCAAGTGCAATCTAAGTTTGTTATTGCTTATTTCACTTCTCCGACATCTTACTGAGTTTTCGCCTTACCTCTTTCTCATCTACTAAAAAAATCCAAGATTATCATTTTCATACAAATTTAGCaagaatttgagttattttctcACACCCTTTAATGGGTCCTTCTAGTAAAAGAAGAAGAACCAGAAGTAGTACTACAAGAAATTCAAGAACTAGTACTTTGCAAAAGAAGCaacaagagaagaagaagaagaagcagccattgaagaaaaatgaagaagaaaaatcagCTATTATTTCTCCTTGCAAATCTCCATGTAAAGAAGATTTATTGAAGAGAAATAATAATGAAATGGAATTGGAAAATATTTGTTCAACTCCAAAAGCTGAGAGGTTTAAAATTCCAGAAATAAAAACTTGTCCTCCTGCACCAAAGAAGAGAAGAATAGTTTCATCTTCAACTTCAAGTAGTTGTCATTCATTGAGAAGAAATCCAGTTACTTTCTTTGCTCCACCAGATTTAGACCACTTCTTCTTTTTAGCCCTTGGTAATATtcaagtttgaaaaaaaaaagtttgtgtAATCATACTTCTATGAAAAAGAGATCATCTTAGTTGATTTTCTTTAGTAAAGTAATCAACTAGCTTTTTGgattgtttaatttttattttctttttcggtTTTCGGCTGCCTAAATCACACCTTTTTGTGATACGAATCTTTTCTGTACCGTGAACGCAGGATATTTCTTGCaccgactttttttttttttggttttcatgGTCTTATGATAAACTTATATGGTCCAGTCATTTTTCAAATTCCGCAAatagcggaagcttagtgcaCCAAATAACCTTTTTTAGTCTTAGAAGTATGCAACTTTGGTTGACCTTCTCTAGGGTTATACTAATATGGTGAGATTTTGAGCTTTTGAGTGACACTAGATAGCACTAGGTTTTTTATTTTAACCCTtgtgttaatttaattttttgttgtttttgtaaTTCCTTGTTGTGTAATGTATGCTAATGAATAGTCAAATATAGTTATGGTTGTACTACCTTTGTTACTTTTTTAGCTTGTTCTTGAATGTATTGCTGATGACACTTTTTGGGGAGTTTTAAACAATGTAATTGGATTTCTCTGtctatatataattatatattgttCTATCATCCACTTTTTGTTGCAAAAGTCAACCAAGAAAAtgaaggttttacccttgacaTTTTTTAATGCAAATAGTTGTGCTAAACTGCAGCTTTTAAAATGCTAAAAAGGCATGTTGCATGTTGCAAATAGATTTAAATACATTGATAGTATAAAAATTctatatatataagttaaatccaAATGATAgtctttttttataattatttgatATTCGAAATTCAGTACTAGCTCAACTAATTCAAATTTATATCGTATATGACTCATTTAAAAAGAAAACACTCATTACTAGGAGTTTCTCAATTTTTCAAGTCTTGAACTCGAGACCTCCGATAATAGTGTGTTCCTTTATCTATACTAACATACATTGAGTTTTCAAGAAGTACAAATATTATCTTCTGGCTTCAGCCCACAAAACAAAGGAGATGGGTTGGGGtaggaaaggaaacataaaaGAAGAATATCACAGGTGTATGCTGCAGCAAGGTGAAATCTCTGTCAAAAGGTCACTATTTCTTCTGCAAATTTCATCATCTTTTTTGAATTACACCTCAAAGATCCACTGTATTTTATGGCATAATATGCAAGATTTTTAGTAGTCAGCTTCAatttattactccctccgtctcaatttatgtgatattcttttctttttaatcaGTACCGAAAAGAATATTATATTCTTATATTTAGtaataattcaattttaaaaggtTCATCTTACCCCATAAATATCTATGacttaaaagtctttctttatttcttaaaTTTTGTATCTAATCAAACATCGGTACATAAATTGGGACGAAAGGAGTAGTAATTATCATACAGCTCGACTTAAGGTTTTAGTTCCGGTATGAGGCTGCGAAGATTTAAGGTTTTACTCGTCCCAAATTGATAtttattttacatattttttgGGTGGTTTtgacctatatatatatacatttttttctTCATAAATGTTATTTAGTAAATGTTTTCAATACTGAAGCGGTGTCAAATGACACCCTTGTGTCGCGGAttgtatttttttccttttttgtgtgCTTATTTTTGGATAAAGTAAGGAATTTGGATATTATGAGTTAAAAGATCAATATCATCCAATGAATAAACCTTCATATTTAAAACCAAATGCTTTTTAGGGCACCCCTTGGAAAAATTTCCCTAAAAGGATGTCGTAccatattcacttttatttagaACAATCAGAAGGAAAAAACTAATGATTATTATGTAAGGCATCTCATATACATTTCTTTCTATATGCAGTATATATTCTTGgaatttttcctcttatttcacATGATTTAGGAGACAACATTTCAATGAAAGATCAACATAAAAGGAATGACGAAAGTAAAGCTTCAATGGACAAATCtgctcctttttttcttcttgtttaaAGTACTTTTCATCAAATCAGAATAACCTAGGAATCAAACTGTTTCGTATATTGAagatttgtaattttattttttgtaccATCAAAAAGTTACATATATCAACAGTAGCTATTCGTAACAAGTATAATAAAAAAATAGagtaaaatatataatatattgtAATAGGTTAAAACATATTGATTCTTAAAAAATGTTAGCACTATCATTGTATATAAATTTTATTCTTAACAAAATATTAGGGTTAAGTTAGATGTGGATAATTAAGTGCACTACTACAAATATAGACCATGAGAGTTTGGACTTAACGTAAAAGGCGTATCTAGTGTAGAAGCTATGGGTTCAACTGAACCTCTAGTTTTTCCTCATACCCTGCATTTTTGCTTAAAAAACTATTAAATGTGTACAAACAATAAATTTTGAATCCATTAAATTAGATAAGATGCAGAAGAATTACAAATCcgaacccataaaatttaaatcatgaatccgTCTATATTCGACATACAAGAAAGTATTAGTACTAAAAATTAACCagatttcctttcttttatttctgcctTTCAAATATTAAGAGCTATTTATAAAAATCGATCCAAATGTAGATTAATTTTTAACTGAGGGTTAAAAAGTGAATGACAAAATAATAGTAACACGAAATAGTGACAGAATCATGATAGGGTGAAGCTAATAGCTCAGAAAAGTTACAGAGTTTGCCTCTTCTTTAACAGTATGGGAACAGAAGAAACTTAGGTCATGACTTTGTATTAAATATCGAAAGGTGATATTATTGTGTCAGATTTGTGGGTATCTGTATGTCTGACCTTAGCCAACATTATTAAGGGAATCCAATGAAATTGCTCGTGCGGCTTGTTATCATTGTTGTTCTCTAAGAGAATCTTTCATACAAACTACTTGTTCCATTTTCtatgaacctattttctttttggtccgttccaaaaagaatgaatcctttttaaatttggtaataatttagcttaaagttataactctacccttaatgagaagcttttataatcacacaaatactctaggcaccatttggacttgtttagaaccacaaattccaaaagtctttatttttttcttaaacttcgtgtccggtcaaataggttcacattaattgaaacggagggaataCTAATTATTCTATGATTTACCCGACGTTATCGGAAACAGCTTCTCTATCTTCACAATATAGTGTTAGAGGCAGACTTATACTATACCGTGAGGGGTCATCGATATCAGTAAAGTTCGACAAAAAAactatatatgcatgtatatgtcTTTAAAAAATAGTACTTCCTCCTCCATAATAAGTGTCCAATTTTCATTAGTCACAcccattaaaaaaaatacaaaattctaGACAAATATGGTTAGTGTGATTAAATTATCCTTAATTAAATATTGCAGTATAGTTATAGTAGCACTTAAttctcttctcaaatgtgaggaataaatgactttttagggatacgtacataagggtaattttggaaaaataaatttaattttttttattatataagtGGACATTTATTTTGGAttaaaataaaaaggcaaattgatcacttattatggaccgggAGTAATATATTAGTAATAGACATTCTATACACAAAGCAGATTTTGGTTGAATCCAAAAGTGCAGCCCCGACCTTCAAATCCCGAATCTGCCTTTGGGTAGGGGTATGGTCTACGTATATACTAGTCTTCCCtgaccccacttgtggaattacactgaatatattattgttgttattataaTTGTTCTATGCTTTAATATGATGTTCGAATCAGTTTTTGCGCACTTCATTTTTTTCATCGGATATCTATTACCTTTATACTACAGAATATGAGATAACTTTAATTTCCGCATCAAAATTTAAACAGACGCGAAGATATGATCTGGCTGTTTATATTAGAATATAAACATTCTCATGATTTTTACCTATTTAATTGACACACTCTTAGATGCTATTTTTGATATTTCTATGTttgcttcttatttttctctaaCAATATAAGGAAATACtataaaaaaaaacatttgtAGGAAGTACAAGGCTGTAATATATAAATGATCATGACTACAACTTGATGGGAACTTTTTATTTACTTGTTATATTATGCATGCATGTAATCAttttttcaagtttgatgatagAAAATGAAGTGCataaattaagaccaaataattGTTTTTGATGATCTGCCACTACATAAGGCTATACTCAATTCAGGTGCTTTGAATCATATGTGAGTTGTCTCATTATAGCAAAATTGTGTGTGTTTGAATACTTTTAATCCATTGGAACATGCATGAGTTTTTTtcattttacaaaaataaaaattgagaaTCCCCAACTTTGAATATTCTTTGGAGAACTTGATAATCTAAGCAATTTCAATTTTTGTTGGTGTTGAGGCTAATATTAATAGACTATATTTAATCTAAAATGCATGCCATAAATTTCTTACCTTGGTGGTTGGGATCAGGGGCGTACGCAGAATTTTTCGCAAGCGGTATCGATATTTAAAAAGAAACTAAAAAGCAAATACAATAGCACATCATATTAAAACACACAAGTACAATACAACTCTCCTTGACATATTTGTCCGCATTGTTCCTATTAGATGAACTTTGAGGTGTTGAATTTGGTATGAAAGTTCAGTGCTCTACAGAAAATCTAGTCATTGAAATTAAGTAAATGACAAATTAAAATATCAATAAGATAACCTCTACATAATTTCATCAAATTCAACCCATAAAGAAAAATAATGTACGAAAATAGAAGCACCAGAAAACTGACAAATGAAACTAAACAACAAACCAAGTCTTTCAGTAAAATGCAGTTAATAATATTTTCATAGTTATGGTTTGAAATAACTGAATCCTTGTAGGTTTAATCCTGTTTATTGTCGTTATTCTAAACCAAAGTGGATCTGGTATAGTTTCCCCTTAAAGAAGGTCATTGGCTCAATCTCATGGCATATCAACTGTCATCAGTAAAGGATTTAATACTGAAAAAATTTACTCACAGGCAGATTGACCCCTGGACCCCCGATAAAAATGCCGAGAGCCTGACCAGCGAGCCAGAAGGGAATTTGCAGCATTTTATTTGTTTTTATACATATTCTTTTATTTTGcattatataattaaaaatatttCCGACGAAGCGGTGTCCACCAAGGTAAGTCTGCCCCTGGTTGGGATCGAATAAAAAACACTCTTTATATTAcgtatttccaaatattgaaagtTTTGTGTTTAGTTTGTTCTACAGACGGTGAAGAATCCAAAAGATAATTGACAAAGAAAATTTTTCAGTCGATGCAAAAGaaatataaatttttatttttcgtttatTCTCTTGACCCACTAATTATAAAATTAGTATTCGATCCATTTAAAAAAACGATATTATTACCTTATTAGTCTGTTTCTAAGAAAATGATATCtttataattaattttaaaataatttaacttgAGTTTTTCATTTTATCCTTAATTATAAGATTTTTTAGCCACAATGTGATATAGTCCTATGtaagaacacaagtatttaaaGTTCTATAAACACACAAAAATTATACTCACtctggtccacaataagtgacttTTTTGCCTTTGACATACCTTTTAAGAAAGTACtattccctccggtccaaaataagtgatcaTTTTACATTTGGCACACCCATTAAGGAAATAGGAACTCTTAGAGAAAAAAGGATGTATTCACTAAATTAACCTTAATTAGTTGTTACCTTGACACATTGAAATTTGTAAATAAGAGcaaattttagaaaataaaatcaattCCTTCTTGATTATGTAAATGAACACTTATAGACCAAAATAAAAAGGCAAAacggtcacttattgtggaccggagggagtaactCCTAGAGCAAAAAAGGTATATTGACTAAATTACCCTCAATTAAATTATATATTGTTACTTTAACATATTGGGATAAGTAAATATATAAGgccaaattttgaaaaaataaaattaattcctttttgattatataaaagggtacttattttggactaaaataaaaaagttaaaaAGTCACTTATTATGGATCGGATGGAGTAGTAGATCACAAATTTCTTATTCCTTCTTAAATTTCGAGCCCAGTCAAATTATAGTGTAAGCTGAAATAGAGGGagtaattttagttttaaatattTAGGGACAATTAAAAGCCAATTGATCAGTATTCGATCCTTTTGTCTTGGGTCGCGAAGTCGACTCCATTTACAAGAAAGATTAAAGACCCTTCCTTTATGATCTTGAAATCGAGGTTCGTTATTAATTAATTAGTATATGTTCATACTATATActataaataattaattaagcTCAATTTAACGTTTCGCTTTATTTGTTCAAGAGATTTTTTGTAAAGTTTTATGAAGACCACGTACTTTAATATATATAACCTTTTAACCTTTAATTTTATACTTACACTTACAtcttagttttttttctttttttctcggACTCTCTTAGCTTTTATTAACATCTTCATTTTCATCATATATAAAGATTGAAGGTCGTAAATGTTGTTTGTATCTTATTACTTGTTATATTTGTAAATAATAGTTCTGGAGAAAAGAAAGTTAGTgaataaacgtaaatataaacgaaacataattaattcgagcccactgaattcatagtgtttccttaaggaatttaatctcaTCCTAGTActcaaggttatggattatttcctctcaggatagaacgaattacacactggtgtagcggtacttcaaaccccagtgtttcaacgaacacaaagttcggcagcaaatcacacttacagttgttttgtttgtagtttaaaacaatgcagaacaagggaggagaaCTCATAAGTCGAATGAAAATTTTAAGAGGAAGGACTACAATTTATAGCCGATGCTGAGTTCTTACTGAAGAGGATATCAACGACAGCCAAGCTCTCAATTTCGTTTCTGCCTGTGCCTTCTCCTAACAGCTCTTATATTGTTTTTTCAGTTCAGGTTTTTTTGTGTCCTTGCTCTAACAGGTACTGCACATATTTATAGTGCAGTCAGCTATTAAGAGAATTACCAGCCACCACTCATGGTGGAGCATGCACTAGGCTCTTATGGAAGaagcacttggccatggtggaAGGAGCACTGGCTCATAGAGCACTAGGCTGCTAATAGAACTGGTGGGACAGATACGCGGATTGGAACATATCTGTTACAAACACAGATAATATTACgataatatttactattaacaaataaatttggtccaaaaaattaatcaatcaatcgatcgatcatttgaccaaatccaaatccgaagccgaagccgagcgagcgacgacgacgacgatggcgtgaggcttgccttcttcttaactctttaagagctacaagaagagcaattgtatatatacccaccaaaatctttttcctcttccaatatgggacaatgtttcaagagagggaaacttaaaattttactcaaaattttcattttccctccatttcccattcaccctcttttaaagacttttccatcttaaaatcctcaacaatcccccacatgaatggggaatggctatatcacgaaagtatgcatgaaaaacttgtgtgatttgcaagcaaggattagttgcatctggataagtaggtttacctttgaacttttcgtagtgaacttatgtcggatatactcggtcaatcggtaaaTTTGATATCTtcgaaccgtcgaactttagtgtatacctagacaaccataagttacacaatcaacccttaatcgtctttggttctcattgttgtgttcgtttcagccatgaacaccgcttggtttcataagtgcgtacaGAATTGgtcttgcaaaattctccttgaagcggctagcacttcacacttacataggtgattcctaaacgtgttatcccgtagatacactatttgatatacccc
The Nicotiana sylvestris chromosome 11, ASM39365v2, whole genome shotgun sequence DNA segment above includes these coding regions:
- the LOC138881839 gene encoding cyclin-dependent protein kinase inhibitor SMR9-like, with the protein product MGPSSKRRRTRSSTTRNSRTSTLQKKQQEKKKKKQPLKKNEEEKSAIISPCKSPCKEDLLKRNNNEMELENICSTPKAERFKIPEIKTCPPAPKKRRIVSSSTSSSCHSLRRNPVTFFAPPDLDHFFFLALGNIQV